A region from the Sulfitobacter sp. D7 genome encodes:
- a CDS encoding CsbD family protein has product MNWDRIEGNWNQMTGAVKSQWGDLTDDEITEARGNREQLVGKIQERYGIAKDEAERQVDDFAAKY; this is encoded by the coding sequence ATGAATTGGGACCGTATCGAAGGCAATTGGAATCAGATGACCGGCGCGGTGAAATCGCAATGGGGTGATCTGACCGATGATGAAATCACCGAAGCGCGCGGCAACCGCGAGCAGCTGGTGGGTAAGATTCAAGAACGCTATGGCATCGCCAAAGATGAGGCCGAGCGTCAAGTCGATGACTTCGCTGCGAAATACTGA
- the glyA gene encoding serine hydroxymethyltransferase yields the protein MSDFFTKSLADSDPALAAAIDAELGRQRDEIELIASENIVSAAVLEAQGSIMTNKYAEGYPGRRYYGGCEHVDVAENLAIERACALFDCAFANVQPNSGSQANQGVFTALLQPGDTILGMSLDAGGHLTHGAKPNQSGKWFNAVQYGVRKQDNLLDYDQVAELAAEHKPKMIIAGGSAIPRQIDFAKMREIADSVGAYLLVDMAHFAGLVAAGEHPSPFPHAHVATTTTHKTLRGPRGGMILTNDEAISKKINSAIFPGIQGGPLMHVIAAKAVAFGEAQRPEFKTYAKQVIANAQALSDQLIKGGLDTVTHGTDTHVVLVDLRPKGVKGNDTEKALGRAHITCNKNGVPFDPEKPMVTSGIRLGSPAGTTRGFGEAEFRQIADWIIEVVDGLAANGAEGNAEVEAKVAAEVEALCQRFPMYPNL from the coding sequence ATGTCCGATTTCTTCACCAAATCTCTTGCTGATTCCGACCCGGCCCTCGCCGCTGCGATTGATGCCGAACTGGGCCGCCAGCGCGACGAGATCGAGTTGATCGCCAGCGAGAACATCGTCTCTGCTGCGGTGCTTGAGGCGCAGGGCAGCATCATGACCAACAAATACGCCGAAGGCTATCCGGGCCGTCGGTATTATGGCGGGTGCGAGCATGTCGACGTGGCCGAGAACCTTGCTATCGAACGCGCCTGCGCGCTGTTCGACTGCGCATTCGCCAACGTCCAGCCGAACTCGGGCAGCCAAGCAAACCAAGGTGTCTTTACCGCGCTGCTGCAACCCGGCGACACCATTCTGGGTATGAGCCTTGATGCCGGGGGTCACCTGACCCACGGGGCCAAGCCGAACCAATCCGGCAAATGGTTCAACGCTGTACAATACGGCGTGCGCAAGCAGGACAACCTGCTGGATTACGATCAAGTTGCCGAACTGGCGGCTGAGCATAAGCCCAAGATGATCATCGCCGGTGGCTCCGCCATTCCACGCCAGATCGACTTTGCCAAAATGCGTGAGATTGCCGACAGCGTCGGCGCCTACCTGCTGGTCGACATGGCGCATTTCGCGGGCCTCGTGGCGGCGGGTGAGCACCCCTCCCCCTTCCCGCATGCGCATGTGGCCACCACAACCACCCACAAAACCCTGCGCGGCCCGCGCGGCGGCATGATCTTGACCAATGACGAAGCGATCTCGAAAAAGATCAACTCGGCGATTTTTCCCGGCATTCAGGGTGGCCCCCTGATGCATGTGATCGCAGCCAAGGCCGTGGCCTTTGGCGAAGCACAGCGCCCCGAGTTCAAAACCTACGCCAAGCAGGTCATCGCCAACGCGCAAGCGCTGTCGGATCAGTTGATCAAAGGCGGCCTCGACACCGTGACACATGGCACCGACACCCATGTGGTGCTGGTCGATCTGCGCCCCAAAGGCGTGAAGGGCAATGACACCGAGAAGGCTCTGGGCCGGGCGCATATCACCTGCAACAAGAACGGCGTGCCGTTTGACCCCGAAAAGCCGATGGTAACCTCTGGCATCCGTCTCGGCTCCCCCGCGGGCACGACGCGCGGCTTCGGTGAGGCCGAGTTCCGCCAGATCGCCGATTGGATCATCGAAGTGGTCGACGGGCTTGCGGCCAATGGTGCTGAAGGCAATGCCGAGGTTGAGGCGAAAGTCGCCGCCGAAGTCGAAGCGCTGTGCCAGCGTTTCCCGATGTATCCGAACCTCTGA
- a CDS encoding (R)-mandelonitrile lyase gives MIIHPKGSRPSEPGPEDYFTGEVEMAPLISAPAPARLRGVTVTFQPGARTAWHVHPLGQTLIVTEGTGRAQTEGSPVQTLNKGDVVWFGPGEKHWHGAAPDSAMTHIALQEAQVGEAVEWMEKVTDADYDPA, from the coding sequence ATGATCATTCACCCCAAAGGCAGCCGCCCCTCTGAACCCGGCCCCGAAGATTACTTCACCGGAGAGGTCGAGATGGCCCCGCTGATCTCTGCCCCGGCCCCCGCCCGCCTGCGCGGGGTGACGGTGACCTTCCAACCCGGAGCGCGCACGGCGTGGCATGTCCACCCCTTGGGCCAGACCCTGATCGTCACCGAAGGCACCGGCCGCGCCCAGACCGAGGGCAGCCCGGTGCAAACGCTTAACAAAGGCGATGTCGTCTGGTTCGGCCCCGGAGAGAAACACTGGCACGGCGCCGCGCCAGACAGCGCCATGACCCATATCGCCCTGCAAGAGGCGCAGGTCGGCGAGGCTGTCGAATGGATGGAAAAGGTGACGGACGCGGATTACGACCCGGCCTAA
- a CDS encoding saccharopine dehydrogenase family protein → MKRNVLIIGAGGVAQVVAHKCAQNNDRLGELHIASRTVSKCEAIIASVHEKNAMKQDGVFKAHEVDGMDTAAVAALIKETGCQIVINVGSPFVNMTVLQACIDTGAAYIDTAIHEDPRKICETPPWYGNYEWKRREACAEAGVTAILGAGFDPGMVNAFARFAVDEFMDEVKSIDIVDINAGDHGKYFSTNFDPEINFREFTGTVYSWQEGEWQENKMFEVGREWDLPVVGKQKAYMSGHDEVHSLAANYPHADVRFWMGFGDHYINVFTVLQNLGLLSEQPVTTAEGLEVVPLKVVKAVLPDPSSLAPNYTGKTCIGDLVKGVKDGEEVEVFVYNVADHKEAYNEVGSQGISYTAGVPPVAFAMLIADGTYDGGTMVNVEELDPKPLFGLLDDIGLPTRVKDDKGDRAWHEA, encoded by the coding sequence ATGAAACGCAATGTTCTTATCATCGGCGCGGGCGGCGTCGCACAGGTTGTGGCGCATAAATGCGCTCAGAATAATGATCGTTTGGGTGAGCTTCATATCGCCAGCCGCACGGTTTCCAAATGCGAGGCGATCATCGCCAGCGTGCATGAGAAAAACGCGATGAAACAGGACGGCGTGTTCAAGGCGCACGAAGTCGATGGCATGGACACCGCCGCTGTCGCCGCCCTGATCAAGGAAACCGGCTGCCAGATCGTGATCAACGTGGGCTCGCCTTTCGTGAACATGACCGTGCTGCAGGCCTGCATCGACACCGGTGCCGCCTATATCGACACCGCGATCCACGAAGACCCCCGCAAGATCTGCGAGACCCCGCCGTGGTATGGCAACTACGAATGGAAGCGCCGCGAGGCCTGCGCCGAGGCGGGTGTGACCGCGATTCTAGGCGCTGGCTTTGATCCGGGTATGGTCAACGCCTTCGCCCGTTTCGCAGTTGATGAGTTCATGGACGAGGTCAAATCCATCGACATCGTCGACATCAACGCAGGCGACCACGGCAAGTATTTCTCGACCAACTTCGACCCCGAAATCAACTTCCGCGAATTCACCGGCACCGTTTACAGCTGGCAAGAAGGCGAGTGGCAAGAGAACAAGATGTTCGAAGTGGGCCGCGAATGGGATCTGCCCGTCGTCGGCAAGCAGAAAGCCTATATGTCGGGCCATGATGAGGTGCATTCGCTGGCCGCGAACTACCCCCATGCCGACGTGCGCTTCTGGATGGGCTTTGGCGATCACTACATCAATGTGTTCACCGTGCTGCAAAACCTCGGCTTGCTCTCCGAACAGCCTGTGACCACCGCCGAAGGGCTTGAGGTCGTGCCGCTGAAAGTGGTGAAGGCCGTACTCCCCGACCCGTCGAGCCTTGCGCCGAACTACACCGGCAAAACCTGCATCGGTGATCTGGTGAAAGGCGTGAAGGACGGCGAAGAGGTTGAGGTTTTTGTCTACAACGTCGCCGATCACAAGGAAGCCTATAACGAGGTCGGCAGCCAAGGCATTTCCTACACCGCAGGCGTGCCGCCCGTGGCCTTTGCGATGCTGATCGCCGATGGCACCTATGATGGCGGCACCATGGTCAATGTCGAAGAACTGGACCCCAAGCCGCTGTTCGGTCTGCTGGATGACATTGGCCTGCCGACCCGCGTGAAAGACGACAAGGGCGACCGCGCTTGGCACGAGGCCTGA
- a CDS encoding alpha/beta fold hydrolase: MLNYTEYGEAAADRPSLFIVHGLYGSGRNWGVIAKRLSDNRHVVTVDMRNHGSSPHHDTHSYPEMAQDLAEVITHLGGPVDICGHSMGGKAVMMLALTQPDLLRRVIVADIAPVTYGHTQQMFIDAMRGVDLTQIERRSDAEAQLATAGVERALQSFFTQSLDVPGKRWRLNLDALEAEMPKIIGWPDDVSGQFEGPTLFLSGGASDYVQPEHREAIKALFPQARFAKIPGAGHWLHAEKPREFEATLRIFLNTEGSD; the protein is encoded by the coding sequence ATGTTGAATTACACCGAATATGGCGAAGCCGCCGCCGACCGTCCGTCCCTGTTTATCGTTCATGGCCTCTATGGCTCTGGCCGCAACTGGGGCGTCATCGCGAAACGTCTTTCCGACAATCGCCACGTCGTCACGGTGGACATGCGCAACCACGGCAGCAGCCCGCATCACGACACCCATAGCTATCCCGAGATGGCGCAGGACCTGGCCGAGGTTATCACGCATCTGGGCGGCCCGGTGGACATCTGCGGTCACTCCATGGGCGGCAAGGCGGTGATGATGCTGGCGCTGACCCAGCCCGATCTGCTCCGCCGGGTGATCGTCGCCGATATCGCGCCCGTCACCTATGGGCACACACAGCAGATGTTCATCGACGCCATGCGCGGCGTGGACCTCACCCAGATCGAACGCCGCTCGGACGCCGAAGCGCAACTGGCCACAGCCGGGGTAGAGCGCGCGTTGCAGAGCTTCTTTACCCAATCGCTCGACGTGCCCGGAAAACGCTGGCGGCTGAACCTTGACGCACTCGAGGCTGAGATGCCCAAGATCATCGGCTGGCCCGATGATGTGAGCGGGCAGTTCGAGGGACCGACCCTGTTCCTCTCGGGGGGGGCCTCGGACTATGTTCAGCCCGAACACCGCGAGGCGATCAAGGCGCTTTTCCCGCAAGCGCGCTTTGCCAAAATTCCCGGCGCGGGGCATTGGCTCCACGCGGAAAAACCGCGCGAGTTCGAGGCGACGCTGCGCATCTTCCTTAATACCGAAGGGTCTGACTAG
- a CDS encoding propionyl-CoA synthetase, whose protein sequence is MGYRDTYDRWQADPEAYWLEQAETIDWDIAPTRALYDRGDHIYEWFADASVNTCYNAVDRHVEQGNGKRVAIIYDSPITGNKSTLTYSELQAHVASLAGALVAQGVEKGDRVVIYMPMVPEAVEAMLACARIGAIHSVVFGGFASSELAVRIDDCKPKAIIAASCGVEPSRVVDYKPLLDGAIEQATHKPDTCIILQRGQKPCELNPERDIDWYAAQDGVRPAPCVPVEGNHPAYILYTSGTTGAPKGVVRPTAGHLVALNWTMKNIYNVNPGEVFWAASDVGWVVGHSYICYAPLIAGNTTVVFEGKPVGTPDAGTFWRVIEEHGVSSFFTAPTAIRAVKREDPKGEEIKKYDLSSLRALYLAGERADPDTVEWAQEKLGKPVYDHWWQTETGYTIVGNPAGLEALPVKVGSPTVPMPGYDVEILDERGEPLPAGELGAIAIKLPLPPGTLPGLWNAEDRFRKSYLTTFPGYYETGDAGRIDEDGYVWIMARTDDVINVAGHRLSTGAMEEVLAGHPDVAECAVVGVSDDLKGQSPVGFLCLTKGVDRPHEEIVAECVTRMREQIGPVAAFKQAIVVDRLPKTRSGKILRATIVKIADGEDFKPPATIDDPAILDEIRDALKGIGYPQA, encoded by the coding sequence ATGGGATACCGTGACACCTATGACCGCTGGCAGGCCGATCCGGAAGCCTATTGGCTGGAGCAGGCAGAGACGATCGATTGGGACATCGCGCCGACGCGCGCGCTGTATGACCGGGGCGACCATATCTATGAGTGGTTCGCGGATGCCAGTGTAAACACCTGCTACAACGCTGTGGACCGCCATGTCGAACAGGGCAACGGCAAGCGTGTGGCGATCATCTATGACAGCCCGATCACCGGCAATAAATCGACCCTGACCTATAGCGAGTTGCAGGCCCATGTCGCCTCGCTCGCCGGCGCGCTGGTGGCGCAAGGTGTGGAAAAAGGCGACCGCGTGGTGATCTATATGCCCATGGTCCCCGAAGCGGTGGAGGCGATGCTGGCCTGCGCACGGATTGGCGCGATCCATTCGGTGGTGTTCGGCGGCTTTGCCTCAAGCGAGCTGGCGGTGCGGATCGACGATTGCAAACCCAAGGCGATCATCGCCGCCTCTTGCGGGGTGGAGCCATCGCGGGTGGTGGATTACAAGCCCCTGCTCGACGGGGCTATCGAACAGGCCACGCATAAGCCCGACACCTGCATCATCCTGCAACGCGGCCAGAAACCCTGTGAGTTGAACCCCGAGCGGGACATTGACTGGTATGCCGCCCAAGACGGCGTGCGCCCCGCGCCTTGCGTCCCCGTTGAGGGGAACCACCCGGCCTATATCCTTTACACCTCCGGCACCACCGGCGCGCCCAAAGGCGTGGTGCGCCCCACGGCGGGGCATCTGGTGGCGCTGAACTGGACGATGAAAAACATCTATAACGTCAATCCGGGCGAGGTTTTCTGGGCCGCGTCAGACGTGGGCTGGGTCGTGGGCCACAGCTACATCTGCTATGCGCCGCTGATTGCGGGAAACACCACCGTTGTGTTCGAGGGCAAGCCCGTGGGCACCCCCGATGCAGGCACCTTCTGGCGGGTGATCGAAGAGCATGGCGTGTCGAGTTTCTTCACCGCCCCCACCGCGATCCGCGCCGTAAAACGCGAAGACCCCAAGGGCGAGGAGATCAAGAAATACGATCTATCGAGCCTGCGTGCGCTTTACCTCGCGGGGGAACGGGCCGATCCGGATACCGTCGAATGGGCGCAAGAAAAGCTGGGCAAGCCGGTCTACGATCATTGGTGGCAGACTGAAACCGGCTATACCATTGTCGGCAACCCGGCGGGGCTTGAGGCGCTGCCGGTCAAGGTCGGCTCGCCCACCGTGCCGATGCCCGGCTATGACGTGGAAATTCTTGATGAGCGCGGCGAACCCCTGCCTGCTGGAGAGTTGGGCGCGATTGCCATCAAGCTCCCCCTGCCCCCCGGCACCCTGCCCGGCCTGTGGAACGCCGAAGACCGGTTTCGCAAATCCTATCTCACCACCTTCCCCGGCTATTATGAGACCGGCGATGCAGGCCGGATTGATGAAGACGGCTATGTCTGGATTATGGCGCGCACCGATGACGTGATCAACGTGGCAGGCCACCGGCTGTCGACCGGGGCGATGGAAGAGGTCTTGGCGGGCCACCCCGATGTGGCCGAATGCGCCGTGGTGGGGGTCAGCGATGACCTCAAGGGCCAGTCGCCCGTGGGCTTTTTGTGCCTTACCAAGGGCGTCGACCGCCCGCATGAAGAAATCGTCGCGGAATGCGTCACCCGGATGCGCGAGCAGATTGGCCCCGTCGCCGCCTTTAAACAGGCCATTGTGGTGGACCGCCTGCCCAAGACCCGATCGGGCAAAATCCTCCGCGCGACCATCGTGAAAATCGCCGATGGAGAGGATTTCAAGCCGCCCGCAACCATCGACGACCCGGCAATCTTGGACGAGATTCGTGACGCGCTGAAAGGCATCGGCTACCCGCAGGCCTGA
- a CDS encoding carboxynorspermidine decarboxylase — MQTPYYLIDKANLRDNMEKIARLRALSGARCLLALKCFATWSVFDFMSEYMDGSTSSSLYEVRLGAEKFPGETHAYSVAYAEHEIDEVLGHADKIIFNSIGQLDKFDAQSRGHIRGLRVNPGVSTSDFDLADPARPFSRLGEHDPAAIDAVADRIAGLMFHNNCENDDFARFDEMLTLIEDRFGAVLHKMDWISLGGGIHFTGADYPLDDLALRLKSFAEAFGVQVYLEPGEAAITGAATLEVTVLDTMHNGKNLAIVDSSIEAHMLDLLIYREPAKIAPDTGDHEWMICGKSCLAGDIFGEFRFDAPLKAGDRLSFQDAAGYTMVKKNWFNGVKMPGIAVRELDGTTRMVRDFDYDDFAAALS, encoded by the coding sequence GTGCAGACACCTTATTACCTGATCGACAAGGCCAATCTCCGCGACAATATGGAGAAGATCGCCCGCCTCCGCGCGCTTTCGGGCGCGCGTTGCCTGCTGGCGCTGAAGTGTTTCGCCACTTGGTCGGTCTTCGACTTCATGTCGGAGTATATGGACGGCTCGACCTCCTCATCGCTCTACGAAGTGCGGCTGGGGGCCGAGAAATTCCCCGGTGAGACCCACGCCTATTCCGTCGCCTATGCCGAGCATGAGATCGACGAGGTGCTGGGCCACGCCGACAAGATCATCTTCAACTCCATCGGCCAGCTCGATAAATTCGACGCGCAGTCGCGCGGGCATATCCGGGGGCTGCGGGTGAACCCCGGCGTCTCCACCTCCGACTTCGATCTGGCCGACCCCGCGCGGCCCTTTAGCCGTCTGGGTGAACACGACCCTGCGGCGATCGACGCGGTCGCAGACCGGATCGCCGGGCTGATGTTCCACAACAATTGCGAGAATGATGACTTCGCGCGTTTCGACGAGATGCTGACCCTGATCGAAGACCGCTTTGGCGCTGTGCTGCACAAGATGGACTGGATCAGCCTTGGCGGCGGCATCCATTTCACCGGCGCGGACTACCCACTTGATGATCTGGCGCTGCGGCTGAAATCCTTCGCCGAAGCCTTTGGCGTGCAGGTCTATCTGGAGCCGGGCGAGGCCGCGATTACCGGGGCTGCGACGCTGGAGGTCACCGTGCTCGACACGATGCACAACGGCAAGAACCTCGCCATCGTCGACAGCTCGATCGAGGCACATATGCTTGACCTGCTGATCTACCGCGAACCGGCCAAGATCGCGCCCGACACCGGCGACCACGAATGGATGATCTGCGGCAAGTCCTGCCTTGCCGGCGATATCTTTGGCGAGTTCCGTTTTGACGCGCCGCTAAAGGCGGGCGACCGCCTCTCGTTCCAAGACGCTGCCGGTTACACGATGGTCAAGAAAAACTGGTTCAACGGCGTCAAAATGCCCGGCATCGCAGTACGCGAGTTGGACGGAACCACCCGAATGGTGCGCGATTTCGACTATGACGATTTCGCCGCCGCCCTGTCGTGA
- a CDS encoding NAD kinase, which translates to MSLKIAFVASRASVAQTARAALIGRYGDVSLRQAEVIVALGGDGFMLHTLHSTQDMDAPVYGMNRGTIGFLMNAYREGDLQARLAAAEEAVINPLVMRATHIDGTISTALAINEVSLLRAGPQAAKLRITIDGRQRMEELVCDGALVATPAGSTAYNYSAHGPILPIGSDVLALTPIAAFRPRRWRGALLPKRATVRFDVQEPQKRPVMADADGQSHRDVTTVEVSSDPSVSHRILFDPGHGLEERLISEQFN; encoded by the coding sequence ATGTCTCTAAAGATCGCTTTTGTGGCTAGCCGGGCCAGCGTGGCCCAAACGGCGCGGGCCGCTTTGATCGGACGCTATGGTGACGTATCCCTGCGTCAGGCTGAGGTGATCGTGGCCTTGGGGGGTGACGGTTTCATGCTGCACACGCTGCACAGCACCCAAGACATGGACGCACCGGTCTATGGGATGAACCGCGGCACCATCGGCTTTTTGATGAACGCTTACCGCGAGGGCGACCTGCAAGCGCGGCTGGCGGCGGCGGAAGAGGCGGTGATCAACCCTCTGGTCATGCGCGCCACCCATATCGACGGGACCATCTCGACCGCGCTGGCGATCAACGAGGTGTCCCTGCTGCGCGCCGGGCCGCAGGCGGCCAAGTTGCGCATCACGATAGACGGGCGGCAGCGGATGGAGGAACTGGTCTGTGATGGGGCGCTGGTGGCGACGCCTGCGGGCTCCACCGCCTATAACTATTCCGCGCATGGGCCGATCCTGCCAATTGGTTCGGATGTGCTGGCCTTGACCCCGATCGCCGCCTTCCGCCCACGCCGCTGGCGCGGGGCGTTGCTGCCGAAACGGGCGACGGTGCGCTTTGACGTGCAAGAACCGCAAAAACGCCCCGTGATGGCGGATGCCGACGGGCAATCGCACCGCGATGTGACCACGGTTGAGGTCTCTTCGGATCCAAGCGTAAGCCATCGGATCCTCTTCGATCCCGGTCATGGGTTGGAAGAGCGGTTGATCTCGGAACAGTTCAACTAA